From one Nycticebus coucang isolate mNycCou1 chromosome 14, mNycCou1.pri, whole genome shotgun sequence genomic stretch:
- the MYRF gene encoding myelin regulatory factor isoform X2 yields the protein MEVVDETEALQRFFEGHDINGALEPSNIDTSILEEYISKEDASDLCFPDISAPSHAASYSHGQPAIPSSSGVHHLSPPGGGPSPGRHGPLPPPNYGAPLNCNNNNGLGATAKPFLAGSGPPIKAEPKAPYAPGTLPDSPPDSGSEAYSPQQVNDPHLLRTITPETLCHVGVPSRLEHPPPPPAHLPGPPPPPPPPPHYPVLQRDLYMKAEPPIPPYAAMGQGLVPTDLHHTQQSQMLHQLLQQHGAELPTHPSKKRKHSESPPSTLNAQMLNGIIKQEPGTVTALPPHPTRAPSPPWPTQGPLSPGPGSLPLSIARVQTPPWHPPGAPSPGLLQDNDSLSGSYLDPNYQSIKWQPHQQNKWATLYDANYKELPMLTYRVDADKGFNFSVGDDAFVCQKKNHFQVTVYIGMLGEPKYVKTPEGLKPLDCFYLKLHGVKLEALNQSINIEQSQSDRSKRPFNPVTVSLPPEQVTKVTVGRLHFSETTANNMRKKGKPNPDQRYFMLVVALQAHAQNQNYTLAAQISERIIVRASNPGQFESDSDVLWQRAQVPDTVFHHGRVGINTDRPDEALVVHGNVKVMGSLMHPSDLRAKEHVQEVDTTEQLKRISRMRLVHYRYKPEFAASAGIEATAPETGVIAQEVKDILPEAVKDTGDMVFANGKTIENFLVVNKERIFMENVGAVKELCKLTDNLETRIDELERWSHKLAKLRRLDSLKSTGSSGAFSHTGSQFSRAGSVPHKKRPPKVASKASSVVPDQACISPRFLQGTIIALVVVMAFSVVSMSTLYVLSLRTEEDLVDTDGSFAVSTSCLLALLRPQQPGGSEAMCPWSSQSFGTTQLRQSPVTTGLPGIQPSLLLVTTSLTSLAPGPAVRALDLCSSHPCPVVCCSSHTSSPATAPGLGPSLNHGRGLSPSPIPTTNRSGPSQMALLPVTNIKAKSWGFSANGIGHSKHSKSLEPVASPPVPFPGWQGKTKNSPRLNLHGRARRGAPQPSLGPAWYTQAQGQPAFLLSDPVPSLTSIQVLENSMPITSQYCAPGDACRPGNFTYHIPVSSSTPLHLSLTLQMNSSSPVSVVLCSLMSKGEPCEEGTFPQHLYTHQDTQGISHQWPVTILSFGEFTYHFRVALLGQANCSTEALAWPATDYYFRFYRLCD from the exons GCCACGACATCAACGGTGCCCTGGAGCCCTCCAACATTGACACCAGCATTCTGGAGGAGTACATCAGCAAGGAGGATGCCTCCGACCT CTGCTTCCCTGATATCTCTGCACCTTCCCATGCGGCCTCCTACTCCCACGGGCAGCCAGCAATTCCCAGTTCCAGCGGGGTCCACCACCTGAGTCCCCCTGGGGGTGGACCCTCCCCGGGACGCCATGGTCCTCTCCCACCCCCGAACTACGGTGCCCCgctcaactgcaacaacaacaacggcTTGGGTGCCACTGCTAAGCCCTTCCTGGCAGGTTCTGGACCCCCCATCAAAGCAGAGCCTAAAGCTCCCTATGCCCCAGG CACACTGCCAGACTCACCCCCAGACTCAGGCTCTGAGGCCTACTCCCCCCAGCAGGTGAATG ACCCCCACCTTCTTCGCACGATAACCCCTGAGACCCTGTGCCACGTGGGAGTGCCCTCCCGCCTGGAGCACCCGCCCCCACCTCCAGCCCACCTGCcaggccccccaccccccccaccccccccacctcaCTACCCTGTCCTGCAGCGGGACCTGTACATGAAGGCTGAGCCTCCAATCCCCCCCTATGCTGCCATGGGGCAGGGGCTGGTGCCCACCGATCTTCACCACACCCAGCAGTCACAGATGCTGCACCAGCTGCTGCAGCAACACGGAGCTGA GCTCCCCACTCACCCCTCTAAGAAAAGGAAGCACTCCGAGTCACCCCCCAGCACTCTCAATGCCCAGATGCTGAATGGAATTATCAAGCAGGAACCTGGGACCGTGACAGCCCTGCCCCCGCACCCCACTCGAGCCCCATCCCCACCCTGGCCTACCCAGGGTCCACTGTCACCGGGCCCTGGCTCTTTGCCTCTCAGCATCGCTCGGGTCCAGACGCCGCCTTGGCACCCACCAGGCGCGCCCTCCCCAG GCCTCCTACAGGACAATGACAGCCTTAGTGGCTCTTACCTAGACCCCAACTATCAGTCCATCAAGTGGCAGCCGCATCAGCAGAACAAGTGGGCAACCCTGTATGACGCCAATTACAAGGAGCT GCCTATGCTTACGTACCGTGTGGATGCCGACAAGGGGTTCAACTTTTCGGTGGGCGACGATGCCTTCGTGTGCCAGAAGAAGAACCACTTCCAGGTGACAGTGTACATTGGCATGCTGGGCGAGCCCAAGTACGTCAAGACTCCTGAAGGCCTCAAGCCCCTCGACTGCTTCTACCTGAAGTTGCATGGAGTGAAG CTGGAGGCCCTAAACCAGTCCATTAACATCGAGCAGTCGCAGTCAGACCGAAGCAAGCGGCCCTTCAACCCTGTTAC GGTCAGTCTGCCTCCTGAGCAGGTCACAAAGGTGACTGTGGGGCGGCTGCACTTCAGTGAGACCACCGCGAACAACATGCGCAAGAAGGGCAAGCCCAATCCTGATCAGAG GTACTTCATGCTGGTAGTGGCCCTCCAAGCTCACGCACAGAACCAGAACTACACGCTGGCTGCCCAGATCTCAGAGCGCATCATCGTTCGG GCTTCCAACCCAGGCCAGTTTGAGAGCGACAGCGACGTGCTGTGGCAACGGGCACAGGTACCCGACACTGTCTTTCACCACGGCCGTGTGGGCATCAACACAGACCGGCCGGACGAGGCACTGGTTGTGCATGGCAACGTCAAGGTCATGGGCTCGCTCATGCACCCCTCGGACCTGCGGGCCAAGGAGCACGttcaggag GTGGACACCACCGAGCAGCTGAAGAGGATCTCACGCATGAGGCTGGTGCACTACAGATACAAGCCAGAGTTTGCGGCCAGCGCGGGCATCGAGGCCACCGCACCGGAGACGG GTGTCATCGCTCAGGAGGTGAAGGATATCCTGCCTGAGGCTGTGAAGGACACAGGAGACATGGTCTTTGCCAACGGGAAAACCATAGAGAACTTCCTGGTGGTGAACAAG GAGCGCATCTTCATGGAGAATGTGGGTGCTGTGAAGGAGCTGTGCAAGCTGACGGACAACCTGGAGACACGCATCGATGAGCTAGAGCGCTGGAGCCACAAGCTGGCCAAACTGCGGCGACTCGACAGCCTCAAGTCCACCGGCAGCTCAGGCGCCTtcag CCACACAGGGAGCCAGTTCAGCCGGGCTGGCAGTGTCCCTCACAAGAAGAGGCCACCCAAAGTGGCCAGCAAG GCATCATCCGTGGTCCCAGACCAGGCCTGCATCAGCCCACGCTTCCTGCAGGGAACCATCATTGCCCTGGTGGTGGTCATGGCCTTCAG CGTGGTGTCCATGTCTACACTATATGTGCTGAGCCTGCGCACTGAAGAAGACCTGGTAGACACTGATGG CTCTTTTGCCGTGTCCACTTCCTGTCTCCTGGCCCTGCTCCGGCCCCAGCAACCTGGGGGGAGTGAGGCCATGTGCCCATG GTCCAGCCAGAGCTTTGGGACCACTCAGCTCCGACAGTCCCCTGTGACCACTGGGCTGCCAGGCATACAGCCCTCTTTGCTGCTGG TTACTACCAGCCTGACCAGCTTGGCCCCAGGTCCTGCTGTCCGCGCCTTGGACCTATGTTCCAGCCACCCCTGCCCTGTTGTCTGCTGCTCCTCACACACCTCTAGCCCTGCTACTGCCCCTGGTCTTGGTCCCAGCTTAAACCATGGCCGTGGTCTCAGCCCCAGTCCCATCCCCACTACCAACCGCTCAG GCCCCAGTCAGATGGCCCTGCTGCCGGTCACCAACATCAAAGCCAAGTCCTGGGGCTTTTCAGCCAATGGGATTGGCCACTCAAAGCATTCCAAGAGCCTGGAGCCTGTGGCCAGCCCTCCAGTTCCCTTTCCAGGGTGGCAGGGCAAAACCAAAAACAGCCCCAGACTCAATCTCCATGGCCGGGCTCGCCGAGGGGCCCCACAGCCTAGCCTGGGCCCTGCTTGGTACACTCAGGCCCAGGGACAGCCAG CCTTTCTCCTTTCAGACCCAGTACCCTCCCTGACCTCCATCCAGGTGCTGGAGAATTCAATGCCCATCACCTCCCAGTATTGTGCTCCTGGGGATGCCTGCAG GCCTGGAAACTTCACCTACCACATACCTGTCAGCAGCAGTACCCCACTGCACCTCAGCCTGACCCTACAGATGAA CTCCTCTTCCCCTGTGTCGGTGGTGCTGTGCAGCCTGATGTCAAAAGGGGAGCCGTGTGAGGAAGGGACCTTTCCACAGCATCTCTACACCCATCAGGACACTCAG GGCATCTCTCACCAGTGGCCAGTGACCATCCTATCATTTGGTGAATTCACCTACCACTTCCGGGTGGCACTGCTG GGCCAGGCCAACTGCAGCACAGAGGCCCTTGCCTGGCCAGCCACAGACTACTACTTCCGCTTCTACCGCTTGTGCGACTGA
- the MYRF gene encoding myelin regulatory factor isoform X3 codes for MEVVDETEALQRFFEGHDINGALEPSNIDTSILEEYISKEDASDLCFPDISAPSHAASYSHGQPAIPSSSGVHHLSPPGGGPSPGRHGPLPPPNYGAPLNCNNNNGLGATAKPFLAGSGPPIKAEPKAPYAPGTLPDSPPDSGSEAYSPQQVNDPHLLRTITPETLCHVGVPSRLEHPPPPPAHLPGPPPPPPPPPHYPVLQRDLYMKAEPPIPPYAAMGQGLVPTDLHHTQQSQMLHQLLQQHGAELPTHPSKKRKHSESPPSTLNAQMLNGIIKQEPGTVTALPPHPTRAPSPPWPTQGPLSPGPGSLPLSIARVQTPPWHPPGAPSPGLLQDNDSLSGSYLDPNYQSIKWQPHQQNKWATLYDANYKELPMLTYRVDADKGFNFSVGDDAFVCQKKNHFQVTVYIGMLGEPKYVKTPEGLKPLDCFYLKLHGVKLEALNQSINIEQSQSDRSKRPFNPVTVSLPPEQVTKVTVGRLHFSETTANNMRKKGKPNPDQRYFMLVVALQAHAQNQNYTLAAQISERIIVRASNPGQFESDSDVLWQRAQVPDTVFHHGRVGINTDRPDEALVVHGNVKVMGSLMHPSDLRAKEHVQEVDTTEQLKRISRMRLVHYRYKPEFAASAGIEATAPETGVIAQEVKDILPEAVKDTGDMVFANGKTIENFLVVNKERIFMENVGAVKELCKLTDNLETRIDELERWSHKLAKLRRLDSLKSTGSSGAFSHTGSQFSRAGSVPHKKRPPKVASKASSVVPDQACISPRFLQGTIIALVVVMAFSVVSMSTLYVLSLRTEEDLVDTDGSFAVSTSCLLALLRPQQPGGSEAMCPCRSSQSFGTTQLRQSPVTTGLPGIQPSLLLVTTSLTSLAPGPAVRALDLCSSHPCPVVCCSSHTSSPATAPGLGPSLNHGRGLSPSPIPTTNRSGPSQMALLPVTNIKAKSWGFSANGIGHSKHSKSLEPVASPPVPFPGWQGKTKNSPRLNLHGRARRGAPQPSLGPAWYTQAQGQPDPVPSLTSIQVLENSMPITSQYCAPGDACRPGNFTYHIPVSSSTPLHLSLTLQMNSSSPVSVVLCSLMSKGEPCEEGTFPQHLYTHQDTQGISHQWPVTILSFGEFTYHFRVALLGQANCSTEALAWPATDYYFRFYRLCD; via the exons GCCACGACATCAACGGTGCCCTGGAGCCCTCCAACATTGACACCAGCATTCTGGAGGAGTACATCAGCAAGGAGGATGCCTCCGACCT CTGCTTCCCTGATATCTCTGCACCTTCCCATGCGGCCTCCTACTCCCACGGGCAGCCAGCAATTCCCAGTTCCAGCGGGGTCCACCACCTGAGTCCCCCTGGGGGTGGACCCTCCCCGGGACGCCATGGTCCTCTCCCACCCCCGAACTACGGTGCCCCgctcaactgcaacaacaacaacggcTTGGGTGCCACTGCTAAGCCCTTCCTGGCAGGTTCTGGACCCCCCATCAAAGCAGAGCCTAAAGCTCCCTATGCCCCAGG CACACTGCCAGACTCACCCCCAGACTCAGGCTCTGAGGCCTACTCCCCCCAGCAGGTGAATG ACCCCCACCTTCTTCGCACGATAACCCCTGAGACCCTGTGCCACGTGGGAGTGCCCTCCCGCCTGGAGCACCCGCCCCCACCTCCAGCCCACCTGCcaggccccccaccccccccaccccccccacctcaCTACCCTGTCCTGCAGCGGGACCTGTACATGAAGGCTGAGCCTCCAATCCCCCCCTATGCTGCCATGGGGCAGGGGCTGGTGCCCACCGATCTTCACCACACCCAGCAGTCACAGATGCTGCACCAGCTGCTGCAGCAACACGGAGCTGA GCTCCCCACTCACCCCTCTAAGAAAAGGAAGCACTCCGAGTCACCCCCCAGCACTCTCAATGCCCAGATGCTGAATGGAATTATCAAGCAGGAACCTGGGACCGTGACAGCCCTGCCCCCGCACCCCACTCGAGCCCCATCCCCACCCTGGCCTACCCAGGGTCCACTGTCACCGGGCCCTGGCTCTTTGCCTCTCAGCATCGCTCGGGTCCAGACGCCGCCTTGGCACCCACCAGGCGCGCCCTCCCCAG GCCTCCTACAGGACAATGACAGCCTTAGTGGCTCTTACCTAGACCCCAACTATCAGTCCATCAAGTGGCAGCCGCATCAGCAGAACAAGTGGGCAACCCTGTATGACGCCAATTACAAGGAGCT GCCTATGCTTACGTACCGTGTGGATGCCGACAAGGGGTTCAACTTTTCGGTGGGCGACGATGCCTTCGTGTGCCAGAAGAAGAACCACTTCCAGGTGACAGTGTACATTGGCATGCTGGGCGAGCCCAAGTACGTCAAGACTCCTGAAGGCCTCAAGCCCCTCGACTGCTTCTACCTGAAGTTGCATGGAGTGAAG CTGGAGGCCCTAAACCAGTCCATTAACATCGAGCAGTCGCAGTCAGACCGAAGCAAGCGGCCCTTCAACCCTGTTAC GGTCAGTCTGCCTCCTGAGCAGGTCACAAAGGTGACTGTGGGGCGGCTGCACTTCAGTGAGACCACCGCGAACAACATGCGCAAGAAGGGCAAGCCCAATCCTGATCAGAG GTACTTCATGCTGGTAGTGGCCCTCCAAGCTCACGCACAGAACCAGAACTACACGCTGGCTGCCCAGATCTCAGAGCGCATCATCGTTCGG GCTTCCAACCCAGGCCAGTTTGAGAGCGACAGCGACGTGCTGTGGCAACGGGCACAGGTACCCGACACTGTCTTTCACCACGGCCGTGTGGGCATCAACACAGACCGGCCGGACGAGGCACTGGTTGTGCATGGCAACGTCAAGGTCATGGGCTCGCTCATGCACCCCTCGGACCTGCGGGCCAAGGAGCACGttcaggag GTGGACACCACCGAGCAGCTGAAGAGGATCTCACGCATGAGGCTGGTGCACTACAGATACAAGCCAGAGTTTGCGGCCAGCGCGGGCATCGAGGCCACCGCACCGGAGACGG GTGTCATCGCTCAGGAGGTGAAGGATATCCTGCCTGAGGCTGTGAAGGACACAGGAGACATGGTCTTTGCCAACGGGAAAACCATAGAGAACTTCCTGGTGGTGAACAAG GAGCGCATCTTCATGGAGAATGTGGGTGCTGTGAAGGAGCTGTGCAAGCTGACGGACAACCTGGAGACACGCATCGATGAGCTAGAGCGCTGGAGCCACAAGCTGGCCAAACTGCGGCGACTCGACAGCCTCAAGTCCACCGGCAGCTCAGGCGCCTtcag CCACACAGGGAGCCAGTTCAGCCGGGCTGGCAGTGTCCCTCACAAGAAGAGGCCACCCAAAGTGGCCAGCAAG GCATCATCCGTGGTCCCAGACCAGGCCTGCATCAGCCCACGCTTCCTGCAGGGAACCATCATTGCCCTGGTGGTGGTCATGGCCTTCAG CGTGGTGTCCATGTCTACACTATATGTGCTGAGCCTGCGCACTGAAGAAGACCTGGTAGACACTGATGG CTCTTTTGCCGTGTCCACTTCCTGTCTCCTGGCCCTGCTCCGGCCCCAGCAACCTGGGGGGAGTGAGGCCATGTGCCCATG CAGGTCCAGCCAGAGCTTTGGGACCACTCAGCTCCGACAGTCCCCTGTGACCACTGGGCTGCCAGGCATACAGCCCTCTTTGCTGCTGG TTACTACCAGCCTGACCAGCTTGGCCCCAGGTCCTGCTGTCCGCGCCTTGGACCTATGTTCCAGCCACCCCTGCCCTGTTGTCTGCTGCTCCTCACACACCTCTAGCCCTGCTACTGCCCCTGGTCTTGGTCCCAGCTTAAACCATGGCCGTGGTCTCAGCCCCAGTCCCATCCCCACTACCAACCGCTCAG GCCCCAGTCAGATGGCCCTGCTGCCGGTCACCAACATCAAAGCCAAGTCCTGGGGCTTTTCAGCCAATGGGATTGGCCACTCAAAGCATTCCAAGAGCCTGGAGCCTGTGGCCAGCCCTCCAGTTCCCTTTCCAGGGTGGCAGGGCAAAACCAAAAACAGCCCCAGACTCAATCTCCATGGCCGGGCTCGCCGAGGGGCCCCACAGCCTAGCCTGGGCCCTGCTTGGTACACTCAGGCCCAGGGACAGCCAG ACCCAGTACCCTCCCTGACCTCCATCCAGGTGCTGGAGAATTCAATGCCCATCACCTCCCAGTATTGTGCTCCTGGGGATGCCTGCAG GCCTGGAAACTTCACCTACCACATACCTGTCAGCAGCAGTACCCCACTGCACCTCAGCCTGACCCTACAGATGAA CTCCTCTTCCCCTGTGTCGGTGGTGCTGTGCAGCCTGATGTCAAAAGGGGAGCCGTGTGAGGAAGGGACCTTTCCACAGCATCTCTACACCCATCAGGACACTCAG GGCATCTCTCACCAGTGGCCAGTGACCATCCTATCATTTGGTGAATTCACCTACCACTTCCGGGTGGCACTGCTG GGCCAGGCCAACTGCAGCACAGAGGCCCTTGCCTGGCCAGCCACAGACTACTACTTCCGCTTCTACCGCTTGTGCGACTGA
- the MYRF gene encoding myelin regulatory factor isoform X10 — translation MRDLYMKAEPPIPPYAAMGQGLVPTDLHHTQQSQMLHQLLQQHGAELPTHPSKKRKHSESPPSTLNAQMLNGIIKQEPGTVTALPPHPTRAPSPPWPTQGPLSPGPGSLPLSIARVQTPPWHPPGAPSPGLLQDNDSLSGSYLDPNYQSIKWQPHQQNKWATLYDANYKELPMLTYRVDADKGFNFSVGDDAFVCQKKNHFQVTVYIGMLGEPKYVKTPEGLKPLDCFYLKLHGVKLEALNQSINIEQSQSDRSKRPFNPVTVSLPPEQVTKVTVGRLHFSETTANNMRKKGKPNPDQRYFMLVVALQAHAQNQNYTLAAQISERIIVRASNPGQFESDSDVLWQRAQVPDTVFHHGRVGINTDRPDEALVVHGNVKVMGSLMHPSDLRAKEHVQEVDTTEQLKRISRMRLVHYRYKPEFAASAGIEATAPETGVIAQEVKDILPEAVKDTGDMVFANGKTIENFLVVNKERIFMENVGAVKELCKLTDNLETRIDELERWSHKLAKLRRLDSLKSTGSSGAFSHTGSQFSRAGSVPHKKRPPKVASKASSVVPDQACISPRFLQGTIIALVVVMAFSVVSMSTLYVLSLRTEEDLVDTDGSFAVSTSCLLALLRPQQPGGSEAMCPCRSSQSFGTTQLRQSPVTTGLPGIQPSLLLVTTSLTSLAPGPAVRALDLCSSHPCPVVCCSSHTSSPATAPGLGPSLNHGRGLSPSPIPTTNRSGPSQMALLPVTNIKAKSWGFSANGIGHSKHSKSLEPVASPPVPFPGWQGKTKNSPRLNLHGRARRGAPQPSLGPAWYTQAQGQPAFLLSDPVPSLTSIQVLENSMPITSQYCAPGDACRPGNFTYHIPVSSSTPLHLSLTLQMNSSSPVSVVLCSLMSKGEPCEEGTFPQHLYTHQDTQGISHQWPVTILSFGEFTYHFRVALLGQANCSTEALAWPATDYYFRFYRLCD, via the exons ATG CGGGACCTGTACATGAAGGCTGAGCCTCCAATCCCCCCCTATGCTGCCATGGGGCAGGGGCTGGTGCCCACCGATCTTCACCACACCCAGCAGTCACAGATGCTGCACCAGCTGCTGCAGCAACACGGAGCTGA GCTCCCCACTCACCCCTCTAAGAAAAGGAAGCACTCCGAGTCACCCCCCAGCACTCTCAATGCCCAGATGCTGAATGGAATTATCAAGCAGGAACCTGGGACCGTGACAGCCCTGCCCCCGCACCCCACTCGAGCCCCATCCCCACCCTGGCCTACCCAGGGTCCACTGTCACCGGGCCCTGGCTCTTTGCCTCTCAGCATCGCTCGGGTCCAGACGCCGCCTTGGCACCCACCAGGCGCGCCCTCCCCAG GCCTCCTACAGGACAATGACAGCCTTAGTGGCTCTTACCTAGACCCCAACTATCAGTCCATCAAGTGGCAGCCGCATCAGCAGAACAAGTGGGCAACCCTGTATGACGCCAATTACAAGGAGCT GCCTATGCTTACGTACCGTGTGGATGCCGACAAGGGGTTCAACTTTTCGGTGGGCGACGATGCCTTCGTGTGCCAGAAGAAGAACCACTTCCAGGTGACAGTGTACATTGGCATGCTGGGCGAGCCCAAGTACGTCAAGACTCCTGAAGGCCTCAAGCCCCTCGACTGCTTCTACCTGAAGTTGCATGGAGTGAAG CTGGAGGCCCTAAACCAGTCCATTAACATCGAGCAGTCGCAGTCAGACCGAAGCAAGCGGCCCTTCAACCCTGTTAC GGTCAGTCTGCCTCCTGAGCAGGTCACAAAGGTGACTGTGGGGCGGCTGCACTTCAGTGAGACCACCGCGAACAACATGCGCAAGAAGGGCAAGCCCAATCCTGATCAGAG GTACTTCATGCTGGTAGTGGCCCTCCAAGCTCACGCACAGAACCAGAACTACACGCTGGCTGCCCAGATCTCAGAGCGCATCATCGTTCGG GCTTCCAACCCAGGCCAGTTTGAGAGCGACAGCGACGTGCTGTGGCAACGGGCACAGGTACCCGACACTGTCTTTCACCACGGCCGTGTGGGCATCAACACAGACCGGCCGGACGAGGCACTGGTTGTGCATGGCAACGTCAAGGTCATGGGCTCGCTCATGCACCCCTCGGACCTGCGGGCCAAGGAGCACGttcaggag GTGGACACCACCGAGCAGCTGAAGAGGATCTCACGCATGAGGCTGGTGCACTACAGATACAAGCCAGAGTTTGCGGCCAGCGCGGGCATCGAGGCCACCGCACCGGAGACGG GTGTCATCGCTCAGGAGGTGAAGGATATCCTGCCTGAGGCTGTGAAGGACACAGGAGACATGGTCTTTGCCAACGGGAAAACCATAGAGAACTTCCTGGTGGTGAACAAG GAGCGCATCTTCATGGAGAATGTGGGTGCTGTGAAGGAGCTGTGCAAGCTGACGGACAACCTGGAGACACGCATCGATGAGCTAGAGCGCTGGAGCCACAAGCTGGCCAAACTGCGGCGACTCGACAGCCTCAAGTCCACCGGCAGCTCAGGCGCCTtcag CCACACAGGGAGCCAGTTCAGCCGGGCTGGCAGTGTCCCTCACAAGAAGAGGCCACCCAAAGTGGCCAGCAAG GCATCATCCGTGGTCCCAGACCAGGCCTGCATCAGCCCACGCTTCCTGCAGGGAACCATCATTGCCCTGGTGGTGGTCATGGCCTTCAG CGTGGTGTCCATGTCTACACTATATGTGCTGAGCCTGCGCACTGAAGAAGACCTGGTAGACACTGATGG CTCTTTTGCCGTGTCCACTTCCTGTCTCCTGGCCCTGCTCCGGCCCCAGCAACCTGGGGGGAGTGAGGCCATGTGCCCATG CAGGTCCAGCCAGAGCTTTGGGACCACTCAGCTCCGACAGTCCCCTGTGACCACTGGGCTGCCAGGCATACAGCCCTCTTTGCTGCTGG TTACTACCAGCCTGACCAGCTTGGCCCCAGGTCCTGCTGTCCGCGCCTTGGACCTATGTTCCAGCCACCCCTGCCCTGTTGTCTGCTGCTCCTCACACACCTCTAGCCCTGCTACTGCCCCTGGTCTTGGTCCCAGCTTAAACCATGGCCGTGGTCTCAGCCCCAGTCCCATCCCCACTACCAACCGCTCAG GCCCCAGTCAGATGGCCCTGCTGCCGGTCACCAACATCAAAGCCAAGTCCTGGGGCTTTTCAGCCAATGGGATTGGCCACTCAAAGCATTCCAAGAGCCTGGAGCCTGTGGCCAGCCCTCCAGTTCCCTTTCCAGGGTGGCAGGGCAAAACCAAAAACAGCCCCAGACTCAATCTCCATGGCCGGGCTCGCCGAGGGGCCCCACAGCCTAGCCTGGGCCCTGCTTGGTACACTCAGGCCCAGGGACAGCCAG CCTTTCTCCTTTCAGACCCAGTACCCTCCCTGACCTCCATCCAGGTGCTGGAGAATTCAATGCCCATCACCTCCCAGTATTGTGCTCCTGGGGATGCCTGCAG GCCTGGAAACTTCACCTACCACATACCTGTCAGCAGCAGTACCCCACTGCACCTCAGCCTGACCCTACAGATGAA CTCCTCTTCCCCTGTGTCGGTGGTGCTGTGCAGCCTGATGTCAAAAGGGGAGCCGTGTGAGGAAGGGACCTTTCCACAGCATCTCTACACCCATCAGGACACTCAG GGCATCTCTCACCAGTGGCCAGTGACCATCCTATCATTTGGTGAATTCACCTACCACTTCCGGGTGGCACTGCTG GGCCAGGCCAACTGCAGCACAGAGGCCCTTGCCTGGCCAGCCACAGACTACTACTTCCGCTTCTACCGCTTGTGCGACTGA